The Bacillus vallismortis genome window below encodes:
- a CDS encoding double zinc ribbon domain-containing protein: MPNEAGGGIHKLICLLCDSQFSQAVTWKALFLLKTDEKVCHSCRSKLKKITGHICSLCGRPQSIHALCRDCEAWKSRVSDSLLLRQNRSVYTYNEMMKETLSRFKFRGDAEIINAFKSDFSSTFSEVYPDKHVVLVPIPLSKEREKERGFNQAQLLAECLDQPIRHALVRLNNEKQSKKKKKERLLSERIFDTKNNSVEGMNIILIDDLYTTGATLHFAARCLLEKGKAGSVASFTLIRS, translated from the coding sequence ATGCCAAACGAAGCAGGAGGAGGAATTCATAAACTGATCTGTCTATTATGCGATTCGCAATTTTCTCAAGCTGTTACATGGAAAGCTCTTTTTTTATTAAAGACTGACGAAAAGGTCTGTCATTCCTGCAGAAGCAAATTAAAGAAAATCACAGGACATATCTGCTCGCTGTGCGGCAGGCCTCAATCCATTCATGCGCTATGCAGGGATTGCGAGGCGTGGAAATCAAGGGTCAGTGACAGCTTGCTGCTGCGCCAAAACCGTTCAGTTTACACATATAATGAAATGATGAAAGAAACACTCTCCCGTTTTAAATTTAGAGGAGATGCAGAAATCATAAATGCGTTTAAAAGTGATTTCTCTTCAACTTTCTCAGAGGTTTACCCCGATAAGCATGTTGTTCTCGTTCCTATTCCGCTGAGCAAGGAACGGGAAAAAGAGCGTGGATTTAACCAGGCACAGCTCCTCGCAGAATGCTTAGACCAGCCTATCCGCCATGCCCTCGTTCGCTTGAATAATGAGAAACAGTCTAAGAAAAAGAAAAAAGAACGCCTTCTTTCAGAGCGTATTTTTGATACAAAAAATAACTCAGTTGAAGGTATGAATATCATTTTAATAGACGATCTTTATACAACAGGCGCTACCTTGCATTTTGCAGCCCGCTGTTTATTAGAGAAAGGAAAAGCCGGTTCAGTGGCATCTTTTACCTTGATCAGAAGCTAA
- a CDS encoding TIGR03826 family flagellar region protein, whose translation MGELANCPKCNALFLKTKLQTICQACIKEEEKSFEIVYKFLRKQENRQSTLNHITEETGVEEELILKFISQKRIQITHLPNLAYPCERCGTSIREGKFCKACQSDIKAQMDHLDHEDTLKTERENSKKDTYYAYNTKNS comes from the coding sequence ATGGGAGAACTGGCTAATTGTCCGAAATGCAATGCTTTATTTTTAAAAACAAAGCTGCAAACCATATGTCAGGCGTGTATTAAGGAAGAAGAAAAATCATTTGAGATTGTATATAAGTTTTTAAGGAAACAGGAAAACCGGCAATCAACTTTGAACCACATAACAGAGGAAACAGGTGTAGAAGAAGAGCTGATATTAAAATTCATCAGTCAGAAACGGATTCAAATCACTCATCTTCCTAATTTGGCATACCCATGTGAGAGGTGCGGGACATCGATTCGGGAAGGCAAATTCTGCAAGGCTTGTCAGTCAGATATAAAGGCTCAAATGGATCATTTGGACCATGAGGATACCTTGAAAACCGAGAGGGAAAATAGTAAAAAAGACACGTACTATGCCTATAATACCAAAAACAGCTGA
- the flgM gene encoding flagellar biosynthesis anti-sigma factor FlgM has protein sequence MKINQFGTQSVNPYQKNYEKQAVQKTAAQPKDKIEISSQAKEMQNASDAVTGSRQEKIAQLKAQIENGSYKVDANHIAKNIVNFYKKQ, from the coding sequence ATGAAAATCAATCAATTTGGAACACAATCCGTTAATCCATACCAAAAAAATTATGAAAAGCAAGCGGTGCAAAAAACTGCTGCACAGCCTAAAGATAAAATTGAAATTTCATCACAGGCTAAAGAAATGCAAAATGCATCTGATGCAGTCACTGGTTCACGCCAGGAAAAAATTGCGCAGCTTAAAGCGCAAATTGAAAACGGGTCATACAAAGTGGACGCAAATCATATAGCGAAAAATATTGTTAATTTTTATAAAAAGCAATAA
- the flgN gene encoding flagellar protein FlgN, with protein MSAKPIIDQLKRLCVLHEHLLTLSQEKTEALKAGKTKELSNILTKEQKYIQAIGQTEDDRIKATSAFLGYSENNTISACIAKTSGSEKEALEQLYESLSNAIGRLKEVNEMNRQLTRDALQFISISYDMLVPKENNFNYSKSIKAELPKSSRMKLFDSKA; from the coding sequence ATGTCAGCAAAGCCAATTATTGACCAATTGAAGCGACTTTGCGTTCTGCATGAGCACCTGCTCACGCTGTCTCAGGAAAAGACGGAAGCGCTCAAGGCCGGCAAAACAAAAGAGCTTTCTAACATTTTGACAAAAGAGCAAAAATATATACAAGCAATCGGACAGACAGAAGATGACCGGATCAAAGCAACTTCCGCCTTTCTCGGATACAGTGAAAACAACACCATTTCCGCATGTATCGCCAAAACTTCAGGCAGTGAAAAGGAAGCGCTGGAACAACTATATGAGTCTCTTTCTAACGCTATCGGACGTCTGAAGGAAGTGAATGAGATGAATAGGCAGCTGACGAGAGACGCGCTGCAATTCATTTCAATTTCGTACGATATGCTGGTTCCTAAGGAAAATAACTTCAATTACAGCAAATCAATTAAAGCTGAGCTCCCGAAGAGCAGCCGAATGAAACTATTTGATTCAAAAGCTTAG
- the flgK gene encoding flagellar hook-associated protein FlgK, protein MTSTFMGLETARRALSAQQAALSTTANNVANANTDGYTRQRVSLEATDYFPAVSKNAEKTAGQMGTGVQGKSVERIRDIFLDYQYRLQNNSAGYYDTKAKALSQMEGILNETDESGLNSVLNSFWNSLQELSNNTNEDSARSVVAEKGKALAETFNYLSESLTNVQSNLKAELDTTVLDVNSLLSQLNSLNKQIAQVEPVGLLPNGLYDQRDLLIDKLSSMVDIKLSYNKSGGNALASAEGTVSIDILDKNKQSLGTVLDGKNYEVSELAANYDNETGLVSSISIGGAAVQAESFSSKGSLLGFIESYGYVTAGGEEKGAYPDMLSDLDDMVLEFAKAFNEVHRNGLTKSGEQGGDFFDFTGGETEPAKGAAGKIKIADSILDSKGANIAFSLTGAANDNANATKLANVLTGDITINGKNTSVLDYYAGLIGELGINAQEANRLASNTETQLNDADINRQQMSAVSLDEEMTNMIQFQHAYNAAARMVTLQDEILDKVINGMGVGGR, encoded by the coding sequence ATGACATCTACCTTTATGGGGCTTGAAACTGCAAGGCGGGCGTTAAGCGCTCAGCAGGCAGCGTTAAGCACTACCGCAAATAACGTGGCAAATGCCAATACAGACGGTTATACAAGACAGCGGGTCTCATTGGAAGCAACTGACTATTTTCCTGCTGTATCAAAAAACGCAGAAAAAACCGCGGGACAAATGGGAACGGGTGTTCAAGGCAAGTCAGTTGAGAGAATAAGAGATATCTTTCTTGACTACCAATACCGTCTTCAAAACAACAGTGCGGGTTACTACGACACCAAAGCCAAAGCTTTGTCCCAAATGGAAGGCATCTTAAATGAGACGGATGAAAGCGGCTTAAACAGTGTGCTCAATTCGTTTTGGAATTCCCTTCAGGAGTTATCAAACAATACAAACGAAGACAGCGCGCGTTCTGTTGTTGCTGAAAAAGGAAAAGCTTTAGCAGAAACGTTTAATTATCTTTCTGAATCACTAACAAATGTTCAATCAAACTTAAAAGCGGAGCTAGATACTACTGTATTAGATGTCAATTCTCTGCTTTCTCAATTAAACAGTTTAAATAAGCAAATTGCGCAAGTAGAGCCGGTCGGGCTTCTTCCGAATGGTTTATATGACCAGCGGGATTTGCTGATCGATAAATTATCCTCAATGGTTGATATCAAACTCAGCTATAACAAATCAGGCGGGAATGCACTTGCTTCTGCTGAAGGAACTGTATCAATTGATATCCTCGATAAAAATAAACAGTCGCTGGGAACTGTTTTGGACGGTAAAAATTATGAGGTTTCAGAACTTGCAGCCAATTATGATAATGAAACGGGTTTAGTATCAAGTATTTCAATCGGAGGCGCTGCTGTACAGGCTGAGTCATTCAGCAGTAAGGGATCCCTTTTAGGATTTATAGAGTCTTACGGATATGTAACAGCAGGCGGCGAAGAAAAGGGCGCATACCCTGATATGCTTTCTGACCTTGATGATATGGTGCTTGAATTCGCAAAAGCTTTCAATGAAGTGCATAGAAATGGTTTGACCAAAAGCGGCGAGCAAGGCGGGGACTTTTTTGATTTTACCGGCGGTGAAACGGAGCCGGCAAAAGGAGCAGCAGGCAAGATTAAAATTGCTGACAGCATCTTAGATTCAAAAGGCGCGAACATTGCTTTCTCACTGACTGGCGCAGCCAATGATAATGCAAATGCAACAAAGCTAGCGAATGTTTTAACCGGCGATATCACCATTAATGGAAAAAATACAAGTGTGCTAGATTACTATGCAGGACTGATTGGCGAGCTTGGAATTAATGCACAAGAAGCGAATCGGCTCGCGTCTAATACTGAAACACAGCTTAATGACGCCGACATCAACCGTCAGCAAATGAGCGCAGTTTCTTTAGACGAAGAAATGACGAATATGATTCAATTCCAACACGCATACAATGCTGCTGCGAGAAT
- a CDS encoding late competence development ComFB family protein, with product MLVNSKEIVMKELLDRYMDQLHMTCTCQVCKNDVLALSLNKVRPSYVTDLKKIAYTKAELVDKQKNTAMLVILAESAAVVSESPNDLCQTKQEEEFIN from the coding sequence ATGCTTGTCAATTCCAAAGAAATCGTAATGAAAGAACTGCTCGACCGATATATGGACCAGCTTCATATGACCTGTACTTGCCAAGTATGCAAAAACGATGTGTTGGCACTTTCTTTAAATAAAGTAAGACCATCCTATGTCACTGATCTTAAAAAGATCGCATATACGAAAGCTGAGCTGGTAGATAAACAAAAAAACACGGCTATGCTTGTGATTTTGGCTGAATCTGCTGCTGTGGTATCAGAAAGTCCAAACGATTTATGCCAAACGAAGCAGGAGGAGGAATTCATAAACTGA